One genomic segment of Rhizobium gallicum bv. gallicum R602sp includes these proteins:
- a CDS encoding NAD-dependent succinate-semialdehyde dehydrogenase, translating into MVLNVNPTPAQESIPFSSDVTKAVRDAPTQLFIGGQWISAKGGRTFEVIDPSTAGVIATVSNGDIADGISAVDAAERASADWKATSPRRRSDVLMKCFHLMLEQAEWLAQLITVENGKALADARSEIAYAAEFFRWYAEEAVRAPGEFGSAPSGANQIIVSHEPIGIAVLVTPWNFPAAMATRKMAPALAAGCTCILKPAAETPLTALAIGEIMQRAGVPAGVVNIVTTRNAGPVVSAMLHDKRVRKLSFTGSTGVGRALLREASDQVVSCSMELGGNAPFIVFDDADLETAVAGAMVAKMRNGGEACTAANRFYVQKGILADFTRRFAEEMAALEVGPGLAPNTQLGPLITEAAVTKVERLVNDAVAKGARLVTGGSRLNREGFYYPPTVLADVSADAEILGEEIFGPVAPVIVFETEDEVVHMANDTEYGLVSYVFSGELKRALAVAGRLESGMVGINRGVVSDAAAPFGGMKQSGLGREGSHHGMLEYLETKYIAASW; encoded by the coding sequence ATGGTGCTGAACGTGAACCCAACTCCCGCACAAGAATCAATTCCTTTCTCTTCGGACGTGACCAAGGCAGTCCGGGACGCTCCTACACAACTGTTCATCGGCGGCCAGTGGATCTCCGCAAAAGGGGGTCGGACCTTCGAAGTGATCGATCCTTCGACCGCAGGTGTAATCGCCACCGTTTCCAATGGCGATATCGCCGATGGAATATCGGCGGTCGACGCGGCTGAGAGGGCCTCTGCGGATTGGAAGGCAACTTCCCCGCGGCGTCGCTCGGACGTGTTGATGAAGTGTTTTCACCTTATGCTCGAACAAGCGGAATGGCTGGCGCAACTGATCACCGTGGAAAACGGCAAGGCACTTGCGGACGCCAGGTCGGAGATCGCCTACGCGGCCGAATTTTTCCGCTGGTATGCGGAAGAGGCTGTGCGGGCACCCGGTGAATTCGGATCTGCGCCTTCAGGCGCCAATCAGATCATCGTCAGCCATGAGCCGATTGGTATCGCAGTTTTGGTTACGCCTTGGAACTTTCCTGCAGCAATGGCGACACGCAAAATGGCTCCCGCGTTGGCGGCGGGCTGTACGTGCATCCTGAAGCCGGCCGCGGAGACCCCTCTCACCGCGCTCGCGATTGGTGAAATTATGCAGCGGGCAGGCGTTCCGGCTGGAGTGGTCAACATCGTGACAACGAGGAACGCCGGACCCGTTGTTAGCGCCATGCTGCATGATAAGCGGGTACGGAAGCTCTCATTTACCGGCTCGACAGGCGTCGGCAGAGCACTGCTGCGCGAGGCTTCGGATCAAGTTGTCAGTTGTTCGATGGAGTTGGGCGGTAATGCACCCTTCATTGTATTCGACGATGCCGACCTTGAGACTGCTGTGGCTGGAGCAATGGTTGCCAAGATGCGCAATGGGGGCGAGGCCTGTACTGCTGCGAACCGCTTTTATGTCCAAAAGGGGATTCTGGCTGACTTCACCCGGCGTTTCGCGGAGGAGATGGCCGCACTCGAAGTAGGACCGGGACTGGCTCCGAATACGCAGCTTGGGCCCCTTATCACCGAGGCCGCGGTCACCAAGGTGGAACGGTTGGTGAACGACGCCGTTGCCAAGGGAGCTCGCCTGGTTACGGGTGGTAGCAGGTTGAACCGCGAGGGATTCTACTATCCGCCAACAGTGCTGGCCGACGTCTCCGCTGACGCTGAAATACTTGGCGAAGAAATTTTCGGGCCGGTTGCGCCAGTCATTGTATTTGAAACCGAGGACGAGGTCGTTCACATGGCCAACGACACCGAATACGGACTGGTGTCGTATGTGTTCAGCGGCGAGCTCAAACGTGCGCTTGCGGTAGCCGGACGGCTGGAAAGCGGCATGGTTGGAATCAACCGGGGCGTCGTCTCCGACGCTGCCGCACCGTTCGGCGGCATGAAGCAGAGCGGTCTGGGCCGCGAGGGAAGCCACCACGGCATGCTCGAATATCTCGAAACGAAATACATCGCCGCAAGCTGGTAG